The sequence below is a genomic window from SAR324 cluster bacterium.
GCTCGTTTGTGCGATAAATCCAGAATCTCCACATAAACCTAGGATTTTCTGTCCATTGGCGCCAATCATCTCTTCGATGGTTCCCACGATGGAAAGTGTTGTGAGAATAGAGAAGGACGCTCCCGGCCTTCAGTGGGGCAACTTCAAAAGCACTGGTCAGTGGCCAGTTTAGCCCTGAAACGGCTTCCATCATCCGATGATCATGCTTGGTTTTGCGCTTAATGATGTCTTCCAAAGTGTATTTGGAGTCAGGCCCACTAACGGGTATACTCTCCAAGCCCTCGATTAGGTAGCTAAAGTCAATGTGGTCAGCTCCTGCAAAGTTGTCGTGGTTCTCCTCATGGTTGAAGGTCCAGTAGTGACTAAACGGTACAATTGCCGTTGGTCCCATCTCTAATGAAACATCTTGTGGGTAGTACAGCATCTCAATTTGGACCGCCTGGTGATGTCTCTGTTTGCGGGCATTGTAAGGAGCGTTATCGTCTTTGTGCCAGTGTTGGTCACGAGCTCCACTGAGGAAGGGAGCATTATGAATGAACGGCACAATCGCCCAGTTTTTACCGACAAGTCGATCACAGGCATCGATCAATCTGGGTGCGTTCAAAATATCAAAAATCTCTGGAATCACTTCAGGAGTAATTCGTAGCTGATCCTGAACTGCTTTCTTTTCTTTTTCGTAAATACGTTGATGAATCTCAGACGA
It includes:
- a CDS encoding phytanoyl-CoA dioxygenase family protein gives rise to the protein MISQNLTTESIIYSKSQNLVQEFASRGVAVLCPESLGVSSEIHQRIYEKEKKAVQDQLRITPEVIPEIFDILNAPRLIDACDRLVGKNWAIVPFIHNAPFLSGARDQHWHKDDNAPYNARKQRHHQAVQIEMLYYPQDVSLEMGPTAIVPFSHYWTFNHEENHDNFAGADHIDFSYLIEGLESIPVSGPDSKYTLEDIIKRKTKHDHRMMEAVSGLNWPLTSAFEVAPLKAGSVLLYSHNTFHRGNHRRDDWRQWTENPRFMWRFWIYRTNE